The following proteins come from a genomic window of Salvia hispanica cultivar TCC Black 2014 chromosome 4, UniMelb_Shisp_WGS_1.0, whole genome shotgun sequence:
- the LOC125221419 gene encoding beta-D-glucosyl crocetin beta-1,6-glucosyltransferase-like, whose translation MGIPSVYFSVCGASSISYLHHVHTYGTEAGFPSPAMSMPESKLARMRNTVRPNIKGADDDYPFGNYRTSTDIALVKSCRCVDKKYVDYLSTLCKKRIVCTGPMIASDADEDDKFEKSEIMEWLNKKEVGSTIYISFGSECFLSKEQIGEIAKGLLSNKDVNFLWVVRFPFEERERRVEEVMPVGFLEAAGERGLVVTGWAAQRRILGHPSVGGFLSHCGRSSVTESLYFGVPVVAAGMNAEQPLNAQWMVELGAGVEVEREGGVGVYLGEEIGRAIEKVMVVEKEGLRSRARSLSELMREKEGEEVREMASRLLDICLKNKRMA comes from the coding sequence ATGGGAATACCTAGCGTCTACTTCTCTGTCTGCGGCGCCTCCTCCATCTCCTACCTCCACCACGTCCACACGTACGGGACCGAGGCCGGATTCCCATCTCCGGCAATGAGCATGCCGGAGTCGAAGCTAGCCAGGATGAGGAACACCGTTCGGCCGAATATAAAGGGGGCAGATGATGACTATCCCTTCGGGAATTATAGAACATCCACAGACATTGCATTGGTGAAGAGCTGTAGATGTGTTGACAAGAAATACGTAGACTATCTTTCGACCTTATGCAAGAAAAGGATCGTTTGCACAGGTCCAATGATTGCTTCCGATGCTGATGAGGACGACAAGTTCGAGAAGTCTGAAATCATGGAGTGGCTGAACAAGAAAGAGGTTGGTTCCACCATATACATCTCCTTTGGGAGTGAATGCTTTTTATCTAAAGAGCAAATTGGGGAGATAGCAAAAGGGTTGTTGTCGAATAAAGATGTGAACTTTTTGTGGGTGGTGAGGTTCCCATTtgaggagagggagagaagGGTTGAGGAAGTGATGCCGGTAGGGTTTCTTGAAGCGGCAGGGGAGAGGGGTTTGGTGGTGACGGGATGGGCGGCGCAGAGGAGGATATTAGGGCATCCAAGTGTTGGTGGATTTTTGAGCCATTGTGGGAGGAGCTCGGTGACGGAGAGCTTGTATTTTGGGGTTCCGGTGGTGGCAGCGGGGATGAATGCGGAGCAGCCATTGAATGCGCAATGGATGGTGGAGTTGGGGGCGGGGGTGGAGGTTGAGAGGGAGGGTGGGGTAGGGGTGTATTTAGGGGAGGAGATTGGGAGGGCGATTGAGAAGGTGATGGTGGTGGAGAAGGAGGGTTTGAGGAGTAGGGCTAGGAGTTTGAGTGAGCTGATGAGAGAAAAGGAGGGAGAGGAGGTGAGAGAAATGGCTTCTAGGCTTTTGGACATTTGTCTCAAGAACAAGAGGATGGCATGA